One genomic window of Stieleria sp. JC731 includes the following:
- a CDS encoding glycoside hydrolase family 2 TIM barrel-domain containing protein, which yields MTVTNQPVRLASMLATLLSLVLWTTPTNTFGQQASVKLTQQGERFELLRQGERYVVCGVGGRDHLPLLAKVGGNSIRTWSSEGLDQLLDEALQNDLTVCVGMWLGHPRHGFDYQDDRAVLDQLDQCLQTVRKYKDHPAVLMWGIGNEMEADGDNPAIWYAVNHIASEIKRIDPNHPTMTVIAELGVDEVKLRNLERFCPDIDIVGVNSYGGMSTLAKRYRDTGIRKPYIVTEHGPIGPWEVGKTRWGSPIEATSTEKAIRYSQGFQTTARESEDLCLGTYAFLWGHKQETTATWFGMLLPDGSRTGAVDAMSEQWKGGKVTDRCPVITNIKLDRVDHLKPGEQISATLQASDPEGSSIQIDWVLRHDSGTIGVGGDFQAAEKTYANSIKANGPAATITIPDGGGGYRLFAYVRDGNGGAAVANVPFFVEGPMKVIESPKAKLPLVVYDEQPQPPFEPSGYMGNTQAITMKFDSTDQPFAGSNCLEVTYDAADNWGGVLWQSPANDWDGELPGGLNLNDAEAIEFYARGKAGGEVVSFMIGVIQNDSPYRDSAKAELKEVKLTTQWQKYRLPLNGLDLKRIKTGFGWSAAGQGKPMTFFLDQIRYVSG from the coding sequence ATGACGGTCACGAATCAACCGGTTCGGCTGGCGTCGATGCTAGCCACCCTTCTGAGTTTGGTGCTCTGGACGACACCGACGAATACATTTGGTCAGCAAGCTTCGGTCAAATTGACTCAGCAGGGCGAACGGTTTGAATTGCTACGCCAAGGCGAACGCTACGTCGTCTGCGGTGTGGGTGGGCGTGATCACCTACCACTCCTTGCCAAGGTTGGTGGCAATTCGATTCGGACATGGAGCTCCGAAGGACTCGATCAACTTCTCGACGAAGCGCTGCAAAACGACTTGACCGTTTGTGTCGGGATGTGGCTTGGTCATCCACGACATGGCTTTGACTATCAAGACGATCGTGCCGTCTTAGACCAACTCGATCAGTGTCTTCAAACGGTACGAAAGTACAAAGACCATCCAGCGGTTCTGATGTGGGGAATCGGAAATGAGATGGAAGCTGACGGGGACAATCCAGCGATTTGGTATGCGGTCAACCATATCGCCAGTGAAATCAAAAGGATTGATCCGAACCATCCGACGATGACTGTGATCGCGGAATTGGGCGTTGATGAAGTCAAGCTTCGCAATCTGGAGCGGTTTTGTCCGGATATCGATATTGTCGGTGTCAACTCATACGGAGGAATGTCGACACTTGCAAAGCGTTATCGCGACACCGGGATTCGAAAACCTTATATCGTGACCGAACACGGTCCCATTGGGCCCTGGGAAGTTGGCAAGACTCGCTGGGGTTCCCCTATCGAAGCAACGAGCACCGAAAAGGCCATTCGATATTCACAGGGTTTCCAAACCACCGCACGTGAGTCGGAGGATCTTTGTTTAGGCACCTACGCATTCTTGTGGGGTCACAAGCAGGAAACCACAGCGACTTGGTTTGGGATGCTGCTCCCGGACGGGTCGCGCACCGGTGCGGTCGACGCGATGAGCGAACAGTGGAAAGGTGGCAAAGTCACTGATCGCTGCCCGGTGATCACCAACATTAAATTGGATCGAGTGGATCACTTGAAGCCTGGCGAACAAATCAGCGCGACGCTTCAGGCAAGCGATCCGGAAGGTTCATCGATCCAAATCGATTGGGTTCTACGGCATGACAGTGGAACGATCGGCGTCGGTGGTGACTTCCAAGCTGCTGAAAAAACCTACGCCAACTCAATTAAAGCCAACGGTCCCGCGGCAACAATCACGATTCCTGATGGCGGTGGGGGATATCGCCTGTTTGCCTATGTCCGAGACGGCAATGGGGGCGCAGCGGTTGCCAACGTTCCATTTTTTGTCGAGGGGCCAATGAAAGTTATCGAATCGCCGAAAGCCAAGTTGCCGCTGGTCGTCTACGACGAACAACCCCAACCGCCTTTCGAACCGTCTGGCTATATGGGCAATACACAAGCAATCACGATGAAGTTTGATTCGACAGACCAGCCCTTCGCAGGCAGCAATTGCTTAGAAGTCACCTATGACGCGGCAGACAATTGGGGTGGTGTCTTATGGCAATCACCAGCCAATGACTGGGATGGCGAATTGCCCGGCGGACTGAACCTGAATGATGCCGAAGCGATTGAGTTTTATGCGCGTGGAAAAGCTGGTGGTGAAGTCGTCTCATTCATGATCGGTGTCATACAAAATGATTCACCTTATCGAGATTCCGCCAAAGCTGAACTGAAAGAGGTGAAGCTGACGACGCAGTGGCAAAAGTACCGGCTCCCGCTTAACGGTCTCGATCTGAAGCGAATCAAAACTGGCTTCGGTTGGTCAGCAGCCGGTCAGGGAAAGCCAATGACGTTCTTCCTTGATCAGATTCGTTACGTTTCTGGTTAA
- a CDS encoding serine/threonine-protein kinase, whose translation MDQSRSPASPTKVDDLTDEQQEQLTSLLDRYLLALESGQPPQIESLLEGHEELEQVFRIYLAKLDVLYGIAVDGTADPTSDPDASWKLLATNRNQVGDYKIIRTIGRGGMGMVCEAIQVSMQRRVAIKLLPFVQSLDQNQVARFENEARSVGLLDHPNIVGIIDVGIDEGLHFFAMQFIDGQSLHQCLQNGQLPSDWKVITRWMIDAANALHHAHENRVIHRDIKPHNLLVDRSDKIWVADFGLAQSACEQSLTSTGDMLGTVRYMSPEQAAGNSAIVDGRCDIYSLAATFYELLTHRPVFDGESTTEILRQIDAHQITPLHRLLTDLPRDLSSVIEKALSKSRDDRYETAAEFAADLGRILRNEPTIARPPSPLDRAGRFLLRNRRTAAMLLACCFIAVFALCISTVTFASLKQRAEIQAAKATHKEHLARNAVDRLGFATAEMLANIPAAQSVRRQLLNETLAYYQELASDARQDGSLHQELAMTLTKIGILHRDLGYLNDSLEALHQSDLKYQELLAKDSDDVHQQTLLLNASICRSELGETYDVAQRPEESSRWLTRAIVSQKQLLLTYPSSEIRNALASSYSRLGSLLAEHSAIGQAQQHFENALHTLQDTDEANPLRSSVEQKLCSLLAKTDPRLAIRYGQSAFKHQSDQLESNPDDTIVATEIAITLDKLGLAYLNANDERSARQSFKRGIDTTEQILALIPNDPRSTQALLSLWNHQALLSLRLKMNSEAIAQLQKSYRYASQLKKQFPDDAETTSTLASIQSNLGQAFAVTGEIRDARDSFNRAIKQQLRAIRLAPSTVVYQNRLKQHQTNLDRLDHGTISITEQGNWL comes from the coding sequence TTGGATCAGTCGCGTTCACCTGCATCTCCGACAAAGGTAGATGACCTAACGGACGAACAGCAGGAGCAACTGACCAGCCTGTTAGATCGCTATTTGTTGGCACTCGAATCAGGACAGCCTCCACAAATAGAATCTCTCCTCGAAGGCCACGAAGAACTCGAACAGGTCTTTCGAATCTATCTTGCCAAGCTTGATGTGCTCTACGGCATCGCAGTCGATGGAACGGCAGATCCGACAAGCGATCCAGATGCGAGCTGGAAACTTCTCGCGACGAACCGAAATCAAGTCGGTGACTACAAGATCATTCGCACCATCGGCCGCGGGGGCATGGGAATGGTTTGCGAAGCGATCCAAGTTTCGATGCAGCGCCGCGTCGCAATCAAGCTACTGCCGTTTGTTCAATCATTGGATCAAAACCAGGTTGCAAGATTTGAAAATGAAGCTCGCAGTGTCGGCTTGCTCGATCACCCAAATATCGTCGGCATCATTGATGTGGGGATCGATGAGGGTTTGCATTTCTTCGCGATGCAATTCATCGATGGCCAATCGTTGCACCAGTGTTTGCAAAACGGCCAACTGCCAAGCGACTGGAAAGTGATCACGCGATGGATGATCGATGCCGCTAACGCTTTGCATCATGCCCACGAAAATCGAGTGATTCATCGTGACATCAAACCACACAACTTACTGGTTGACCGATCAGACAAGATCTGGGTTGCCGATTTCGGGCTAGCGCAATCAGCTTGCGAACAGTCGTTAACTTCGACAGGCGACATGCTGGGCACCGTTCGCTACATGAGTCCCGAACAGGCGGCGGGCAACTCGGCTATCGTCGACGGTCGCTGTGACATCTATTCTCTCGCAGCAACTTTTTACGAGTTGCTGACCCATCGCCCGGTCTTTGACGGTGAATCGACGACAGAAATATTGCGACAAATCGATGCCCATCAAATTACTCCGCTTCATCGGCTGCTAACGGATCTGCCACGTGACCTTTCGAGTGTGATCGAGAAGGCTTTGTCAAAGTCTCGTGACGACCGCTACGAGACGGCAGCTGAATTCGCAGCGGACTTGGGTCGAATCCTACGCAATGAACCCACGATCGCTCGCCCACCTTCTCCCTTGGATCGAGCCGGTCGATTCCTATTACGAAATCGGCGAACAGCAGCGATGTTGTTGGCTTGTTGCTTCATCGCCGTATTCGCACTTTGCATTTCCACCGTCACATTCGCTTCATTGAAACAGCGTGCGGAAATCCAGGCGGCAAAAGCGACGCATAAAGAGCACTTGGCAAGGAATGCTGTCGATCGCCTCGGATTCGCAACCGCCGAAATGCTGGCCAACATACCGGCGGCCCAATCTGTTCGTCGACAACTACTCAACGAAACCCTTGCGTATTACCAAGAGCTAGCGTCCGACGCTCGGCAAGATGGAAGCTTGCATCAAGAATTGGCAATGACGCTAACCAAAATCGGAATTTTGCACCGGGACTTGGGGTACCTCAATGACTCATTGGAGGCCCTGCATCAAAGCGATCTCAAATACCAAGAACTGCTCGCAAAGGATTCGGACGACGTCCACCAACAAACGCTTCTGCTAAACGCATCGATTTGCCGCTCCGAACTTGGCGAAACCTACGACGTTGCGCAGCGTCCCGAGGAAAGCTCGCGGTGGTTGACCCGCGCGATCGTTAGTCAGAAACAGTTGCTGTTAACATACCCATCGTCAGAGATACGCAATGCTCTCGCCTCTTCATACAGCCGTCTCGGGTCATTGCTTGCCGAACACTCCGCAATCGGGCAAGCACAGCAACACTTCGAGAATGCCCTGCATACACTGCAAGACACCGATGAAGCGAATCCGTTGAGGTCGTCGGTTGAACAAAAACTTTGTTCGCTATTGGCAAAAACTGATCCCCGACTTGCCATTCGCTACGGTCAGTCCGCGTTCAAACATCAGTCCGATCAACTGGAAAGCAACCCAGACGACACAATAGTCGCAACGGAAATTGCAATCACGCTAGACAAACTTGGACTTGCTTACCTGAACGCAAACGATGAACGATCCGCACGACAATCGTTTAAACGTGGAATCGATACGACAGAACAAATCCTCGCGTTGATCCCAAACGATCCAAGATCAACCCAAGCTTTACTGTCATTGTGGAACCATCAAGCGTTGCTGTCACTTCGCTTGAAGATGAATTCGGAAGCGATTGCACAGCTCCAAAAAAGTTATCGCTATGCATCTCAGCTGAAAAAGCAATTCCCCGATGATGCCGAAACGACTAGCACGCTCGCCAGCATTCAAAGCAATCTTGGCCAAGCCTTTGCAGTCACAGGGGAAATACGGGACGCTCGCGACTCATTCAACCGAGCAATCAAACAACAACTGCGGGCGATTCGGTTAGCGCCTTCAACTGTCGTCTACCAAAATCGATTGAAGCAACACCAAACGAACCTGGACCGACTTGACCACGGCACCATCTCCATCACAGAACAAGGCAACTGGCTATGA
- a CDS encoding sigma-70 family RNA polymerase sigma factor, translating to MMTTNSSDPSQARAIDFVGLLQSARDGNRESLGQLLHWYTDYLRSLAATQLDRRLRRRLNPSDIVQEAMLAAHRDFNQFRGDTQIELRCWLRAILIHVLHRSFDKHVKVEKRDVRREISIDDSPMGVDRSAADLASLLASPIDSPSTPMRRLESRHELESQLTGLREDYRQVILLRVIEGMPFEQIAQRMNRSSGAVRMLWLRALEAFKSEAEGDADGGGQSDS from the coding sequence ATGATGACGACCAATTCCAGTGACCCGAGCCAAGCTCGGGCGATCGATTTCGTAGGTCTATTGCAATCGGCTCGCGATGGAAATCGCGAATCGCTTGGTCAACTTTTGCATTGGTACACCGACTACCTTCGCAGTCTAGCCGCGACACAGCTGGATCGCCGATTGCGTCGACGCCTAAACCCATCCGACATCGTCCAGGAAGCGATGTTGGCCGCCCATCGTGACTTCAACCAATTTCGTGGAGACACTCAAATTGAACTGCGATGCTGGCTGCGAGCCATCTTGATTCACGTGCTTCATCGAAGTTTTGACAAGCATGTGAAAGTCGAAAAACGTGATGTCCGTCGCGAAATTTCTATCGACGATTCCCCAATGGGCGTGGATCGTTCGGCCGCCGATCTGGCGTCACTATTGGCCTCGCCGATCGACTCCCCCAGCACCCCAATGCGTCGTCTCGAAAGTCGGCATGAATTGGAAAGCCAACTGACTGGCCTGCGTGAGGATTATCGACAAGTCATCTTACTTCGTGTCATCGAAGGGATGCCATTCGAACAGATTGCTCAACGGATGAACCGATCCAGCGGTGCCGTTCGGATGCTGTGGCTACGCGCGTTGGAAGCATTTAAATCCGAAGCGGAGGGCGACGCCGATGGTGGCGGTCAATCGGATTCATAA
- a CDS encoding matrixin family metalloprotease encodes MAFHQRKPRRLKLENLERRRVLAASLGWDGPGLGSAELSYYIANSPDSLTQEETDAAIKTALDAWADVAEITFTQVDTPGLLDSIDISFVSIDGTAGTLAQAYFPDDVNPARIAGDIQFDIADAWEIGNELGNQAFDLVYVAVHEIGHSLGLDHSDDSASVLAPYVTAAQTFVGLSSDDIEGIQSLYAARDSDTSSGDDTSDSSDDTTETVPTDDTTNDTTDPTDETPDTDNQPFPRNRWRRGGHWQRWGGRLDVELAEHNYVNPTDVNGDQSSDLLDALAIINQLSRSSESSDTNSDIEGLCDTNGDGQISAADALVVINSLMQSEGIETTLESDETDSSDTEGSDTEVDETETTGETDDEGNIDDGGLTDETDETNEDDDADTSDTDTSDTEDDDAGGDTEDDNTDESDVDEETSDEDDLDEDEVDDDADDDADDTEEDSEDCHRPRLHSPLLRANGELLISRFDTNEDALLSEDELPAKVWELLVSQDVDGDSDGVFSSEEIDLAIDSLRQQHFDSLDQDADGVLTETDVAERLWDKLSSADVDADGSLTFEEFDTWLDSDESFLPTDRMHHHQHPHQRRGRRFDPPTDTVPTENSTDQIFAGLGRRRR; translated from the coding sequence ATGGCATTTCATCAACGAAAACCCCGACGTCTTAAACTTGAAAATCTAGAGCGACGCCGAGTCCTCGCGGCCAGTTTAGGCTGGGATGGCCCCGGCTTGGGTAGCGCCGAACTTAGCTACTACATTGCGAACTCTCCCGATTCACTGACGCAAGAAGAGACCGACGCCGCGATCAAAACAGCGCTCGATGCCTGGGCCGATGTTGCCGAGATCACTTTTACTCAGGTCGACACACCGGGCCTACTGGATTCAATCGACATCTCCTTTGTGAGCATCGACGGAACGGCTGGCACTCTGGCACAAGCTTACTTTCCCGACGATGTTAATCCTGCGCGTATCGCCGGCGACATCCAATTCGATATTGCCGACGCATGGGAAATTGGAAACGAGCTTGGTAACCAAGCATTTGATCTGGTCTACGTCGCGGTTCATGAAATCGGCCATTCGCTTGGCCTAGATCACTCGGATGATTCCGCTTCCGTGCTTGCACCCTATGTGACCGCTGCACAGACTTTTGTCGGCCTGTCAAGCGACGATATCGAAGGCATCCAGTCGCTATATGCCGCACGAGATAGCGATACTTCATCTGGCGATGACACATCGGATAGCAGCGATGACACGACCGAGACGGTGCCGACAGACGACACCACGAATGACACAACAGACCCAACGGATGAAACTCCCGACACCGATAACCAACCCTTTCCAAGAAACCGTTGGCGTCGCGGCGGTCATTGGCAGCGTTGGGGAGGCCGGCTCGATGTCGAACTGGCCGAGCATAACTACGTCAACCCTACCGATGTTAACGGCGATCAATCATCGGATCTGCTTGACGCTCTGGCGATCATCAACCAACTCAGTCGCTCGTCCGAATCCAGCGATACGAATTCCGACATTGAAGGCCTATGTGATACCAACGGCGATGGCCAAATCAGTGCGGCAGATGCCCTTGTCGTGATCAATTCCTTGATGCAATCCGAAGGCATCGAAACAACGCTAGAGTCCGACGAAACCGATAGCTCGGATACAGAGGGTTCGGACACCGAAGTCGACGAAACCGAAACCACAGGCGAAACCGACGATGAAGGAAACATCGACGACGGTGGTCTGACCGACGAGACTGACGAGACCAATGAAGACGATGACGCCGATACAAGCGACACCGATACAAGCGACACCGAAGACGATGACGCAGGGGGTGACACCGAAGACGATAACACCGACGAAAGCGATGTCGATGAAGAGACTTCGGATGAAGACGATCTGGACGAAGACGAGGTCGATGATGATGCAGATGACGATGCAGACGATACAGAGGAAGACTCAGAAGACTGCCACCGACCAAGACTTCATTCCCCATTGCTACGGGCCAACGGCGAGTTGCTGATTTCGCGATTCGACACCAACGAAGATGCACTGCTGTCCGAGGACGAACTGCCAGCGAAAGTCTGGGAACTGCTAGTCAGTCAAGATGTTGATGGGGACAGCGATGGCGTGTTCTCGTCCGAAGAAATCGACTTGGCAATCGACTCCCTTCGGCAGCAGCACTTCGATTCACTCGACCAAGATGCCGATGGTGTGCTCACTGAAACCGACGTTGCAGAACGGCTCTGGGATAAACTTTCGTCCGCAGATGTGGATGCGGATGGATCTCTAACGTTTGAAGAATTTGATACCTGGTTGGACAGTGACGAATCATTTCTTCCGACCGACCGTATGCATCACCACCAACACCCACACCAACGGAGGGGACGGCGGTTTGATCCTCCGACAGATACAGTTCCAACCGAGAACAGCACCGACCAGATTTTTGCGGGACTGGGAAGACGGAGGCGATAA
- a CDS encoding prenyltransferase/squalene oxidase repeat-containing protein — MSHSSIIPPPAPPVERPPDPPPVPFGAQRRTQGQRTQQPPIRFEEKPPATQKFPPAVSQRWKGVRENNQTSAAAQANVATLPKELRIDTETPSKSRKENQLSAWINHGIKHVKVQLGNACSSAHEWIITNFRQFFNNADSHDKPPWLVSLTIHLVVLIILALISFRTDAPGDFVLTMKIGEQESKSDFTDLSIDTIDFESLDSFQTTEIEQPMEVDPFQPELDLSTVVPELEIAESAELIEMPSANSSPRDGSSMRELDLPSLFAGRSGAAKQRLLEIGGGNQETEDAVELGLAWLKRQQRSDGSWSLIGPYSTGARFENSTSATAMALLAFMGAGNTHQAGPYKTEVIRGIRWLVNRQDPSGWMAHDSMAQQGMYAQAQATIAVCELYAMTNDYWLRKYAQRACNFAAKAQSPQGGWRYQPRFDSDTSVTGWFLVGLKSGEAAGLEIDEKIFEDVSRYIDSVADERYSGGYSYQVGEPASPSMTAEALLCRQYLGWHRNMPGMRNGLATLVNNHPIEVTEPDVYYWYYAAQSIHHFGGPLWEQWNERMKTELPASQVKQGRERGSWNSTRDAWGQHAGRLYTTCMSLFCLEVYYRHMPIYDVWKK, encoded by the coding sequence ATGTCACATTCTTCGATCATCCCCCCGCCCGCTCCACCGGTTGAGCGTCCACCGGATCCACCACCGGTCCCGTTTGGGGCACAGAGACGTACGCAGGGCCAACGGACACAACAACCGCCTATTCGCTTCGAAGAAAAACCGCCGGCCACACAGAAGTTTCCGCCAGCGGTTTCGCAACGATGGAAAGGCGTCCGTGAAAACAATCAGACTTCAGCAGCAGCGCAGGCAAACGTCGCGACGCTGCCAAAAGAGCTTCGTATCGATACCGAGACGCCGTCGAAGTCACGGAAAGAGAATCAGTTGTCCGCATGGATCAACCATGGCATCAAGCATGTAAAAGTCCAACTTGGCAACGCATGCTCGAGTGCCCATGAATGGATCATCACGAACTTTCGTCAGTTCTTCAACAATGCTGATTCGCACGACAAACCGCCTTGGCTGGTTAGCTTGACGATCCATTTAGTCGTTTTGATCATCTTGGCTTTGATCAGTTTTCGAACAGATGCGCCGGGCGATTTTGTATTGACGATGAAGATCGGGGAACAGGAATCCAAATCGGATTTTACCGACCTATCGATCGACACAATCGATTTCGAATCGCTGGACTCATTTCAAACCACTGAAATCGAGCAGCCTATGGAGGTCGATCCGTTTCAACCTGAACTTGACCTTTCAACTGTCGTGCCGGAACTCGAGATTGCCGAAAGTGCCGAACTTATCGAAATGCCTTCAGCGAACTCTTCGCCGCGGGATGGATCGTCGATGCGAGAACTCGACCTGCCATCGTTGTTTGCTGGCCGTTCGGGTGCGGCTAAACAGCGGCTATTAGAAATTGGAGGCGGCAACCAGGAGACCGAAGACGCTGTCGAGTTAGGCTTGGCTTGGCTAAAACGACAACAGCGCAGTGATGGCAGTTGGAGCTTGATCGGCCCCTATTCAACCGGTGCGAGATTTGAAAATTCCACCTCAGCAACTGCCATGGCCTTGCTTGCGTTCATGGGCGCGGGGAACACGCATCAAGCTGGACCGTACAAAACTGAAGTGATTCGCGGCATCCGTTGGTTGGTCAATCGCCAGGATCCAAGCGGCTGGATGGCGCATGATTCGATGGCCCAGCAAGGGATGTACGCACAAGCCCAAGCGACGATTGCGGTGTGCGAACTTTATGCGATGACGAATGATTACTGGCTTCGAAAGTATGCACAGCGAGCATGCAACTTCGCCGCCAAAGCACAATCGCCGCAAGGAGGCTGGCGCTATCAACCGCGATTTGACTCTGACACCTCGGTGACAGGCTGGTTTTTAGTCGGATTGAAAAGTGGCGAAGCGGCCGGATTGGAAATTGATGAAAAGATTTTCGAGGACGTTTCCAGATACATCGATTCGGTCGCTGATGAACGATACAGCGGAGGCTACTCGTACCAAGTCGGCGAACCGGCATCTCCCTCGATGACCGCGGAAGCACTGCTGTGTCGTCAGTACCTTGGCTGGCATCGGAACATGCCGGGAATGCGAAACGGGTTGGCGACCTTGGTGAACAATCACCCGATCGAGGTAACCGAACCGGACGTCTATTACTGGTACTATGCGGCCCAATCGATTCACCACTTTGGAGGCCCTTTGTGGGAACAATGGAACGAGCGGATGAAAACAGAACTGCCAGCTTCCCAAGTGAAACAGGGACGCGAACGCGGCAGCTGGAATTCGACGCGCGACGCCTGGGGACAACACGCAGGCCGGCTTTACACGACATGCATGTCGTTGTTCTGCCTGGAAGTCTACTATCGCCACATGCCAATCTACGACGTCTGGAAAAAGTAA
- a CDS encoding DUF1559 domain-containing protein: MILSSKHRAKTEGFTLVELLVVIAIIGILVGLLLPAVQAAREAARRMQCSNNFKQIGLALHNYHDIYRSLAPGWADWDGLYSAPETTQSAHVNVAVLPYLEGTSAEDQYDYDVRWNHANNLDMANLMPSTYQCPSTPGAGGQGPEGFKTSDYTYVRSASDWLSHQGSEHSMFEMNAFRKFRDVLDGLSNTMMQYESAGRTESWVRGRTTTAPAWWDGSYRAWTGNFNANWFYTAEFTLDPAGGEPLVNWFVGSQIINTHNWNAPYSFHPGGIHISRADGSVQFLTEHVNVDVIYALTSIDGHEVLGDVE, from the coding sequence ATGATTTTGTCATCGAAACACCGCGCAAAGACTGAAGGATTCACGCTTGTCGAACTGTTGGTCGTGATCGCGATCATCGGAATACTTGTCGGTTTATTGCTTCCCGCGGTTCAAGCTGCCCGCGAGGCGGCGCGTCGGATGCAGTGTTCCAACAACTTCAAGCAGATCGGATTGGCACTCCATAACTATCACGACATCTACCGCAGCCTTGCACCTGGGTGGGCAGACTGGGATGGCTTGTACTCGGCTCCCGAAACGACGCAGTCAGCTCATGTAAACGTTGCCGTGCTACCGTATCTGGAAGGAACCAGTGCGGAAGACCAGTACGACTATGACGTGCGTTGGAATCATGCCAACAACTTGGACATGGCGAATCTGATGCCATCGACGTATCAGTGTCCATCAACACCGGGTGCGGGCGGACAGGGGCCGGAGGGTTTTAAGACCAGCGACTACACCTATGTTCGTAGTGCATCGGACTGGTTATCGCACCAAGGTTCCGAACATTCGATGTTCGAAATGAATGCGTTTCGAAAGTTCCGCGATGTGTTGGATGGACTGTCCAACACGATGATGCAGTATGAGTCTGCCGGACGTACAGAATCCTGGGTGCGGGGCAGAACAACGACTGCACCTGCCTGGTGGGACGGAAGTTATCGTGCTTGGACAGGGAACTTCAACGCGAACTGGTTCTATACCGCCGAGTTCACGCTTGATCCTGCCGGTGGCGAACCGTTGGTGAATTGGTTTGTGGGTTCACAAATCATCAATACTCACAATTGGAATGCGCCATACTCCTTTCACCCAGGCGGAATCCATATCAGTCGGGCTGATGGTTCGGTTCAGTTTTTAACTGAGCACGTCAATGTTGACGTCATCTATGCACTCACTTCGATCGATGGACATGAAGTGTTGGGAGATGTCGAATGA
- a CDS encoding PepSY-associated TM helix domain-containing protein has translation MAKAKYRQAWLATHRWLGLTAGFVFSLIGLTGSVLVFDHAIDEWLNPKLLLAEQGGVQRQSIQTIIAAAEQATGQTALSLSKPRTADGVYEVWFQTGSEADPKFQQVLVDPYTANVNGSRIWGDYFMTWVYRLHFRLLGGAIGGMFVGVVGLLVLASLISGIYLWWPLWKNSLRAAFSVRRGKRNYDIHKTFGIASSLLLSVITFTGVYMEFPTVFQGLLGLVSPISQHPEDLRSASPEGLDAKPLSADDAIRIATLVFPDAKFDHVHPPVGNDGVYEVAFRQSNEVQRSYGRSQVFLDQYSGEVLKVLSPDDFTASDAFLAWQFPLHNGEAFGMLGRWIVFASGFIPSILFVTGLVMVKRRNAKLATKGRSTTAKSAR, from the coding sequence ATGGCCAAGGCAAAGTATCGTCAAGCCTGGCTAGCGACTCATCGTTGGCTCGGTTTGACCGCCGGGTTTGTGTTCTCACTGATCGGTTTAACCGGCAGTGTCTTAGTATTTGACCATGCGATTGATGAGTGGTTGAATCCTAAACTGCTTCTGGCAGAACAGGGCGGTGTGCAGCGGCAAAGTATTCAGACGATTATCGCTGCTGCCGAACAGGCGACCGGGCAAACGGCGCTATCACTTTCAAAACCTCGAACCGCCGATGGGGTCTACGAAGTCTGGTTTCAAACCGGAAGCGAAGCCGATCCTAAATTTCAGCAAGTGTTGGTTGATCCCTACACCGCCAACGTCAACGGAAGTCGCATTTGGGGCGACTACTTTATGACTTGGGTCTATCGGCTTCATTTTCGACTGCTCGGTGGAGCGATCGGGGGAATGTTCGTCGGGGTGGTTGGGCTGCTCGTGTTGGCCTCGTTAATTTCAGGGATCTACCTTTGGTGGCCGCTTTGGAAGAACAGTCTTCGAGCTGCGTTTAGTGTTCGTCGCGGCAAACGAAACTATGACATCCACAAGACTTTCGGGATTGCCAGTTCGCTATTGCTTTCGGTGATCACTTTTACGGGAGTTTATATGGAGTTCCCGACGGTTTTCCAAGGATTGCTCGGATTGGTTTCTCCCATTTCGCAGCATCCAGAGGACTTGCGATCCGCCAGCCCTGAAGGACTCGACGCGAAGCCGTTGAGCGCAGATGACGCGATTCGCATCGCGACCCTCGTTTTTCCAGATGCAAAGTTTGATCACGTGCATCCGCCAGTAGGAAACGACGGAGTCTACGAAGTCGCGTTTCGTCAGTCCAATGAGGTACAGCGTTCCTACGGACGTTCGCAAGTCTTTTTGGACCAATACAGTGGCGAAGTATTGAAGGTTCTCAGCCCGGATGACTTCACAGCCAGCGACGCTTTTCTCGCTTGGCAATTCCCGCTGCACAACGGCGAAGCATTCGGAATGTTGGGGCGATGGATCGTATTTGCCAGCGGATTCATTCCGAGCATTCTTTTTGTGACAGGCTTGGTCATGGTCAAGCGTCGCAATGCGAAGTTGGCGACCAAAGGTAGGTCAACAACTGCAAAGTCGGCCAGATGA